The Pelmatolapia mariae isolate MD_Pm_ZW unplaced genomic scaffold, Pm_UMD_F_2 NODE_ptg000137l+_length_47770_cov_1, whole genome shotgun sequence region TTTTCCCGATTGCTGCAatcaggcagaaggttctgcaCCGTGTGCgcaaaaacagagaaactcAAGAGCAGCTTCTATCCTTAGGCCATCTGTATGTTAAATCaggaccccccccccaccatacgtgactgagacaggactcaTTCTTACCACTTTCTGTCTGATctagtatttttctttctctcttattttcttttctaaatgtacctgtatattgtttacatgtttgaaataaattaacaatCTAATTAACAATCAATCCTTCTGGCTTCACTACGGCACAAGAAACTTTAGCACTCATGCAATGTACATTCTGACATTCAAACGTAAATTTacagattgttttgttttatttatataatatatataattcaCTCACTGTATATAATgttctctttgttgtttttttgcacagtCGAGCAGCTTCTCAggacacatttcactgtgttgcacttgtataactatgcacaTGACAACTAAAGAATCTTGAAATATGAACAtgaagacagagacagacagatacCTTTGACTTTCAGCCGGATTATTTTGTATTGGATGATACTGCTGCTGTTGACTATACAATTATActctccactgtctctctctgtgggctgtttcagggtcagactgaggtctccagttcccAGCAGGTCTTCATCCATCTTTGTTCGGTCCTTGTAATcgtggtgctgttcttcaggctggccagAGCCGTTCTCATATACATGGACCTTCCTGTCTTCACTGTCCCTCCACACCACTACagcatcttcaggcaggtttCCTGaggttttgaagggcagctcCAAAGACTCCACCCCCTCAaccacctccacctgacagactgagaggacaacaaacaaaagatgagctgtacagacagcagcagcaagttttCAGAGTTGTAGAGAAAGATGAGGGACAGAAGCAG contains the following coding sequences:
- the LOC134622675 gene encoding butyrophilin-like protein 10, translated to CQVEVVEGVESLELPFKTSGNLPEDAVVVWRDSEDRKVHVYENGSGQPEEQHHDYKDRTKMDEDLLGTGDLSLTLKQPTERDSGEYNCIVNSSSIIQYKIIRLKVKGRVQVQDQTGDIRNRSSSIDPTPLMADQSV